One Cuculus canorus isolate bCucCan1 chromosome 2, bCucCan1.pri, whole genome shotgun sequence genomic region harbors:
- the STEAP4 gene encoding metalloreductase STEAP4 isoform X1, whose product MNMTPEERIKTNKTMNRNSYNIMALAPNTSKKRETVCIFGTGDFGRALGHKMIQSGYPVVFGSRSAQTSSLIPKDAEVLSHTEAAQKAAIIIIAIQRQHYNFLTPLAEVLRGKVLVDVSNNLKINQYPESNAEYLAQLVPGARVVKAFNTVSAWALQSGTLDASRQVFVCGDDMEAKQMVMDIVRALGLTPLDQGSLLAAQEIENYPLQLFPMWKFPIFLSLGLTAFFFFYCLIRDVIYAYVYEKKDFSFFIAISIPNQICPILALILLALVYLPGVLAAILQLYRGTKYRRFPDWLDKWMLCRKQLGLVALAFASLHVLYTLVIPIRSFVRWRISSSTVSQALKNATQPLNTTYAWLSDSYLALGILGFFLFVLLGITSLPSVSNNVNWREFRFVQSKLGYLTLILCTAHTLVYGGNRFLSPSSYKWYLPSAYMLSLIVPCIVLVVKFVLVFPCLDKPLTRIRQGWERNPQYSEQSNYITNKSAV is encoded by the exons atgaaTAGAAATTCTTACAACATAATGGCTTTGGCTCCTAACACCTCGAAAAAACGAGAGACTGTGTGCATATTTGGAACTGGAGATTTTGGAAGAGCTCTGGGACATAAAATGATTCAGTCTGGCTACCCCGTCGTGTTTGGAAGCCGGAGCGCACAGACATCCAGCCTGATTCCCAAGGATGCAGAGGTGTTGAGCCACACAGaggcagcacagaaagctgccATCATCATTATAGCGATCCAGAGGCAACATTACAACTTCCTTACACCACTAGCAGAAGTTCTCCGTGGAAAAGTCTTGGTGGATGTAAGcaacaacttaaaaataaaccagtatCCTGAATCCAATGCAGAGTACCTTGCTCAGCTGGTACCTGGTGCTAGGGTTGTGAAAGCCTTTAACACTGTGTCAGCCTGGGCCTTGCAGTCGGGCACATTGGATGCAAGCCGGCAG GTGTTTGTCTGTGGAGATGACATGGAAGCTAAACAAATGGTGATGGATATTGTTCGTGCACTGGGTCTCACTCCATTAGATCAGGGATCCCTCTTAGCTGCTCAGGAAATAGAAAATTACCCTCTGCAGCTCTTCCCAATGTGGAAGTTTCCCATCTTTTTGTCCCTTGGCCTAACTGCGTTCTTCTTCTTCTACTGTTTAATTCGTGATGTAATTTACGCTTAtgtttatgaaaagaaagacttttcattttttatagcAATTTCCATTCCAAATCAGATCTGCCCTATACTGGCACTCATTCTTCTTGCCTTGGTTTATCTCCCTGGTGTACTTGCTGCAATTCTTCAGTTATACCGAGGCACCAAATATCGCCGTTTCCCAGACTGGCTGGACAAATGGATGTTGTGTAGGAAACAACTTGGACTGGTAGCCTTGGCGTTTGCTTCTTTGCACGTTTTGTATACTCTTGTTATCCCAATTCGTTCCTTTGTAAGATGGAGAATCAGCAGTTCTACTGTCTCCCAG gcaTTGAAAAATGCAACACAACCACTCAACACGACTTATGCCTGGCTTAGTGACTCTTATTTGGCTCTGGggattttaggattttttttatttgttcttctggGAATAACTTCCTTGCCTTCAGTCAGCAACAATGTCAACTGGCGAGAATTTCGATTTGTACAG tCCAAACTGGGATATCTGACACTGATTTTGTGCACTGCACACACGCTGGTTTATGGAGGAAATCGGTTCCTGAGCCCATCATCATACAAATGGTATCTTCCAAGTGCCTATATGCTCTCCCTCATTGTTCCATGCATTGTACTGGTTGTCAAATTTGTGCTGGTATTCCCTTGTCTAGACAAACCTCTTACACGAATTCGACAGGGCTGGGAGCGGAATCCCCAATACTCAGAACAGTCAAATTACATTACCAATAAGTCTGCTGTATAA
- the STEAP4 gene encoding metalloreductase STEAP4 isoform X3 → MNRNSYNIMALAPNTSKKRETVCIFGTGDFGRALGHKMIQSGYPVVFGSRSAQTSSLIPKDAEVLSHTEAAQKAAIIIIAIQRQHYNFLTPLAEVLRGKVLVDVSNNLKINQYPESNAEYLAQLVPGARVVKAFNTVSAWALQSGTLDASRQVFVCGDDMEAKQMVMDIVRALGLTPLDQGSLLAAQEIENYPLQLFPMWKFPIFLSLGLTAFFFFYCLIRDVIYAYVYEKKDFSFFIAISIPNQICPILALILLALVYLPGVLAAILQLYRGTKYRRFPDWLDKWMLCRKQLGLVALAFASLHVLYTLVIPIRSFVRWRISSSTVSQALKNATQPLNTTYAWLSDSYLALGILGFFLFVLLGITSLPSVSNNVNWREFRFVQSKLGYLTLILCTAHTLVYGGNRFLSPSSYKWYLPSAYMLSLIVPCIVLVVKFVLVFPCLDKPLTRIRQGWERNPQYSEQSNYITNKSAV, encoded by the exons atgaaTAGAAATTCTTACAACATAATGGCTTTGGCTCCTAACACCTCGAAAAAACGAGAGACTGTGTGCATATTTGGAACTGGAGATTTTGGAAGAGCTCTGGGACATAAAATGATTCAGTCTGGCTACCCCGTCGTGTTTGGAAGCCGGAGCGCACAGACATCCAGCCTGATTCCCAAGGATGCAGAGGTGTTGAGCCACACAGaggcagcacagaaagctgccATCATCATTATAGCGATCCAGAGGCAACATTACAACTTCCTTACACCACTAGCAGAAGTTCTCCGTGGAAAAGTCTTGGTGGATGTAAGcaacaacttaaaaataaaccagtatCCTGAATCCAATGCAGAGTACCTTGCTCAGCTGGTACCTGGTGCTAGGGTTGTGAAAGCCTTTAACACTGTGTCAGCCTGGGCCTTGCAGTCGGGCACATTGGATGCAAGCCGGCAG GTGTTTGTCTGTGGAGATGACATGGAAGCTAAACAAATGGTGATGGATATTGTTCGTGCACTGGGTCTCACTCCATTAGATCAGGGATCCCTCTTAGCTGCTCAGGAAATAGAAAATTACCCTCTGCAGCTCTTCCCAATGTGGAAGTTTCCCATCTTTTTGTCCCTTGGCCTAACTGCGTTCTTCTTCTTCTACTGTTTAATTCGTGATGTAATTTACGCTTAtgtttatgaaaagaaagacttttcattttttatagcAATTTCCATTCCAAATCAGATCTGCCCTATACTGGCACTCATTCTTCTTGCCTTGGTTTATCTCCCTGGTGTACTTGCTGCAATTCTTCAGTTATACCGAGGCACCAAATATCGCCGTTTCCCAGACTGGCTGGACAAATGGATGTTGTGTAGGAAACAACTTGGACTGGTAGCCTTGGCGTTTGCTTCTTTGCACGTTTTGTATACTCTTGTTATCCCAATTCGTTCCTTTGTAAGATGGAGAATCAGCAGTTCTACTGTCTCCCAG gcaTTGAAAAATGCAACACAACCACTCAACACGACTTATGCCTGGCTTAGTGACTCTTATTTGGCTCTGGggattttaggattttttttatttgttcttctggGAATAACTTCCTTGCCTTCAGTCAGCAACAATGTCAACTGGCGAGAATTTCGATTTGTACAG tCCAAACTGGGATATCTGACACTGATTTTGTGCACTGCACACACGCTGGTTTATGGAGGAAATCGGTTCCTGAGCCCATCATCATACAAATGGTATCTTCCAAGTGCCTATATGCTCTCCCTCATTGTTCCATGCATTGTACTGGTTGTCAAATTTGTGCTGGTATTCCCTTGTCTAGACAAACCTCTTACACGAATTCGACAGGGCTGGGAGCGGAATCCCCAATACTCAGAACAGTCAAATTACATTACCAATAAGTCTGCTGTATAA
- the STEAP4 gene encoding metalloreductase STEAP4 isoform X2: MIKMNRNSYNIMALAPNTSKKRETVCIFGTGDFGRALGHKMIQSGYPVVFGSRSAQTSSLIPKDAEVLSHTEAAQKAAIIIIAIQRQHYNFLTPLAEVLRGKVLVDVSNNLKINQYPESNAEYLAQLVPGARVVKAFNTVSAWALQSGTLDASRQVFVCGDDMEAKQMVMDIVRALGLTPLDQGSLLAAQEIENYPLQLFPMWKFPIFLSLGLTAFFFFYCLIRDVIYAYVYEKKDFSFFIAISIPNQICPILALILLALVYLPGVLAAILQLYRGTKYRRFPDWLDKWMLCRKQLGLVALAFASLHVLYTLVIPIRSFVRWRISSSTVSQALKNATQPLNTTYAWLSDSYLALGILGFFLFVLLGITSLPSVSNNVNWREFRFVQSKLGYLTLILCTAHTLVYGGNRFLSPSSYKWYLPSAYMLSLIVPCIVLVVKFVLVFPCLDKPLTRIRQGWERNPQYSEQSNYITNKSAV, encoded by the exons atgaaTAGAAATTCTTACAACATAATGGCTTTGGCTCCTAACACCTCGAAAAAACGAGAGACTGTGTGCATATTTGGAACTGGAGATTTTGGAAGAGCTCTGGGACATAAAATGATTCAGTCTGGCTACCCCGTCGTGTTTGGAAGCCGGAGCGCACAGACATCCAGCCTGATTCCCAAGGATGCAGAGGTGTTGAGCCACACAGaggcagcacagaaagctgccATCATCATTATAGCGATCCAGAGGCAACATTACAACTTCCTTACACCACTAGCAGAAGTTCTCCGTGGAAAAGTCTTGGTGGATGTAAGcaacaacttaaaaataaaccagtatCCTGAATCCAATGCAGAGTACCTTGCTCAGCTGGTACCTGGTGCTAGGGTTGTGAAAGCCTTTAACACTGTGTCAGCCTGGGCCTTGCAGTCGGGCACATTGGATGCAAGCCGGCAG GTGTTTGTCTGTGGAGATGACATGGAAGCTAAACAAATGGTGATGGATATTGTTCGTGCACTGGGTCTCACTCCATTAGATCAGGGATCCCTCTTAGCTGCTCAGGAAATAGAAAATTACCCTCTGCAGCTCTTCCCAATGTGGAAGTTTCCCATCTTTTTGTCCCTTGGCCTAACTGCGTTCTTCTTCTTCTACTGTTTAATTCGTGATGTAATTTACGCTTAtgtttatgaaaagaaagacttttcattttttatagcAATTTCCATTCCAAATCAGATCTGCCCTATACTGGCACTCATTCTTCTTGCCTTGGTTTATCTCCCTGGTGTACTTGCTGCAATTCTTCAGTTATACCGAGGCACCAAATATCGCCGTTTCCCAGACTGGCTGGACAAATGGATGTTGTGTAGGAAACAACTTGGACTGGTAGCCTTGGCGTTTGCTTCTTTGCACGTTTTGTATACTCTTGTTATCCCAATTCGTTCCTTTGTAAGATGGAGAATCAGCAGTTCTACTGTCTCCCAG gcaTTGAAAAATGCAACACAACCACTCAACACGACTTATGCCTGGCTTAGTGACTCTTATTTGGCTCTGGggattttaggattttttttatttgttcttctggGAATAACTTCCTTGCCTTCAGTCAGCAACAATGTCAACTGGCGAGAATTTCGATTTGTACAG tCCAAACTGGGATATCTGACACTGATTTTGTGCACTGCACACACGCTGGTTTATGGAGGAAATCGGTTCCTGAGCCCATCATCATACAAATGGTATCTTCCAAGTGCCTATATGCTCTCCCTCATTGTTCCATGCATTGTACTGGTTGTCAAATTTGTGCTGGTATTCCCTTGTCTAGACAAACCTCTTACACGAATTCGACAGGGCTGGGAGCGGAATCCCCAATACTCAGAACAGTCAAATTACATTACCAATAAGTCTGCTGTATAA